The nucleotide sequence GTCTCATACGAGACTTTTTTTTTGGTTAAACATAAACTAAAAAATAAACTAGAAACATAAACAGTTATGAGTTTCATAAACAGCATTTTAAAAGCTTTCGTAGGAGATAAGTCCGAGAAAGATGTTAAGGCATTGCAACCTTATCTAAAAAAAATAAAAAGTTTCGAAAGTCACTTAATCACCTTATCACATGATGATTTAAGAGCACGCACGTACTTTTTCAAAGATCAAATCAAAGAAGCGCGTGCTTCAATTGATTCAAAAATCAAAGCACTTCAAGAAGAAGTAGAAAACACAGAAGACATCGATCAAAGAGAAAATCTTTATGAAAAAATCGATGCTCTAGAAAAAGAAGCTTACGAGATTTCAGAAAAAACACTTTTAGAAATCCTTCCTGAAGCTTTTGCAGTAGTAAAAGAAACAGCAAGACGTTTCAAAGAAAACGCTGAAATTACCGTTACAGCTACCGAAAAAGACAGACAATTCTCTGCAACAAAACCTTATGTATCTATTGAAGGAGACAAAGCAACTTGGCAAAACCAATGGAATGCTGCTGGAAAAGCCATTACTTGGGACATGATTCACTATGATGTTCAGTTGATTGGTGGTATGGTATTGCACCAAGGTAAAGTAGCCGAGATGCAAACAGGAGAAGGAAAAACATTAGTTGCAACCTTACCATTGTATTTGAATGCCTTGACTGGAAACGGTGTACACCTAGTAACCGTGAATGACTACCTAGCAAAACGTGATAGCACTTGGAAAGCACCTTTATTCGAATTCCACGGTATGACTGTGGATTGTATCGATAATCACCAGCCTAGTTCAGAAGGAAGAAGAGCGGCTTATAACGCTGATATTACTTATGGTACCAATAACGAATTTGGTTTTGACTACCTAAGAGATAATATGACGCATTCGCCAGATGATTTGGTACAAAGAAAGCACAACTACGCTATTGTCGATGAGGTCGATTCGGTATTGATTGATGATGCTAGAACACCATTGATTATCTCTGGGCCAGTTCCTCAAGGAGACCGTCACGAATTCAACGAATTAAAACCAAAAATCGAAAATCTAGTAAGCCAACAACGCCAACTAGCCAACGGATTTTTGACAGAAGCTAAAAAATTAATCAAAGAAGGAAACACTAAAGATGGTGGTTTCATGCTTTTAAGAGCGTACAGAAGTTTACCAAAAAACAAAGCGCTTATTAAGTTTTTGAGTGAAGAAGGAATCAAACAATTGCTTCAAAAAACCGAAAACCAATACATGCAAGACAACAACCGCGAAATGCCAAAAGTGGATGAAGCCTTGTATTTTGTAATCGAAGAAAAAAACAACCAAGTTGAATTGACTGATAACGGTATCAAATACCTTTCAGGAGATACTGATTCTGATTTCTTCGTACTTCCAGACATTGGAACTGAAATTGCCAATATCGAAAAGAAAAAATTAGATAAAGATGCCGAAGCGGAGGAAAAAGAAAAATTATTCCAAGATTTCAGTATCAAAAGCGAGCGTATTCATACGTTGACACAACTTTTAAAAGCTTATGCTTTATTCGAAAAAGATGTGGAATACGTTATCATGGACAACAAAATCATGATTGTCGATGAGCAAACAGGTCGTATCATGGACGGTCGTCGTTATTCTGATGGATTACACCAAGCGATTGAAGCCAAAGAAAACGTAAAAATCGAAGCAGCAACTCAAACTTTTGCAACGGTAACTTTGCAAAACTACTTCAGAATGTACAACAAGCTGGCAGGTATGACCGGTACAGCAGTTACTGAAGCAGGAGAACTTTGGGAAATCTATAAATTGGATGTTGTTGAAATTCCAACAAACAGACCAATTGCACGTCAAGACAAAGAAGATTTCATCTACAAAACAACCCGTGAAAAATTCAATGCGGTTATCGAAGATGTAACCGAATTATCAAAAGCAGGTCGTCCGGTATTGATTGGTACAACCTCAGTTGAAATCTCTGAATTATTAAGCCGTATGCTTAAGATGAGAGGCATCACTCACAACGTATTGAATGCCAAAATGCACAAGCAAGAAGCACAGATCGTTGAGGAAGCAGGAAAACCAGGAGTAGTAACCATTGCTACCAATATGGCGGGTCGTGGTACCGATATCAAATTATCTCCTGAGGTAAAAGCCGCAGGTGGATTAGCCATCGTAGGTACGGAGCGTCACGATTCACGTCGTGTTGACCGTCAGTTACGTGGTCGTGCAGGACGTCAAGGAGATGTGGGAAGTTCGCAATTCTACGTTTCGCTAGAAGACAACTTAATGCGTTTATTTGGTTCTGAAAGAGTAGCCAAAGTAATGGACAGAATGGGTCTTGAAGAAGGCGAAGTAATCCAACACTCGATGATGACTAAATCTATCGAACGCGCACAAAAGAAAGTCGAAGAAAACAACTTTGGTGTTCGTAAGCGTTTGCTAGAATATGATGATGTAATGAACGCACAACGTGAAGTAGTGTACAAACGTCGTCGTCACGCCTTGTTTGGTGAGCGTTTGAAATTGGACATTGCCAATATGTTGTACGACACTTGCGAAGTTATTATTCAAAACAGCAAAGCGACTAATGACTATAAAGCATTCGAATTTGATGTGATTCGTTATTTCTCTATCACTTCGCCAGTAACCGAAGCTGAGTTTGTAAAAGCGAGCGAAATCGAATTGACTGGAAAAGTCTACAAAGAAGCCCTTAAATATTACAACGAAAAAACAGAGCGTTCTGCTAGAGAAGCCTTCCCTATCATTGCCAATGTATACGAAGACAAAAACAATCAGTTTGAGCGTATCGTAGTGCCGTTTACAGATGGTGTGAAGTCATTGAACGTGGTAACCGATTTGAAAAAAGCATACGAAACGCAAGGAAAACAATTGGTTGCCGATTTTGAGAAAAACATCACTTTGGCAATTGTTGACGAAGCTTGGAAAAAACACCTACGCAAAATGGACGAGTTGAAACAATCGGTTCAACTAGCCGTTCATGAGCAAAAAGACCCCTTGCTTATCTACAAATTCGAGGCGTTCAACTTGTTCAGCAGCATGTTGAACGGAATTAACAGAGAAGTGATTTCGTTCCTTTTCAAAGGTGATTTACCACAGCAATCGGCTCCAGAAATCATCCACGAAGCCAGAGAGATTCCACGTCCAAAAGAGAACTACAAAACTCAAAAAGACGAAATCGTATCTAGTGAAGCAGCCAACCGTGAAGCAGGGGAAACTCAGCAACGCCAAGTTACAGAAACCATCGTTCGCGACATGCCAAAAATCAATCGCAACGACACTGTAACAATTCAAAACGTGGCTAACGGTCAAACACAAGAAATGAAATTCAAAAAAGCCGAAAGCCTTATCGCTTCAGGGCAATGGGTTATTGTGAATGAATAACTAGTTTGTAGTACGCTGTCACAGTTTACAGACAGCCTAAAGATAGAAAATCCCCAATTACGAAAGTAGTTGGGGATTTTTGTTTTTAGGAGCAGAAGGTTTGGTTTTCATAATAACTTCCCTCCCGCTATACACTACAATCTTGTGGTGGCATAAAGCCCGCCACCACAAGGATTTTCGTTTCTATCGGGGCTACAAAATAACGTTTTACTCCCCATAACCACGTACTACAAAACTATCTTACAAATACAGACTTATTTGGATGATTTGTAAGAATAAAATAATATATTTGGAAAAACAATAAA is from Flavobacterium sp. NG2 and encodes:
- the secA gene encoding preprotein translocase subunit SecA produces the protein MSFINSILKAFVGDKSEKDVKALQPYLKKIKSFESHLITLSHDDLRARTYFFKDQIKEARASIDSKIKALQEEVENTEDIDQRENLYEKIDALEKEAYEISEKTLLEILPEAFAVVKETARRFKENAEITVTATEKDRQFSATKPYVSIEGDKATWQNQWNAAGKAITWDMIHYDVQLIGGMVLHQGKVAEMQTGEGKTLVATLPLYLNALTGNGVHLVTVNDYLAKRDSTWKAPLFEFHGMTVDCIDNHQPSSEGRRAAYNADITYGTNNEFGFDYLRDNMTHSPDDLVQRKHNYAIVDEVDSVLIDDARTPLIISGPVPQGDRHEFNELKPKIENLVSQQRQLANGFLTEAKKLIKEGNTKDGGFMLLRAYRSLPKNKALIKFLSEEGIKQLLQKTENQYMQDNNREMPKVDEALYFVIEEKNNQVELTDNGIKYLSGDTDSDFFVLPDIGTEIANIEKKKLDKDAEAEEKEKLFQDFSIKSERIHTLTQLLKAYALFEKDVEYVIMDNKIMIVDEQTGRIMDGRRYSDGLHQAIEAKENVKIEAATQTFATVTLQNYFRMYNKLAGMTGTAVTEAGELWEIYKLDVVEIPTNRPIARQDKEDFIYKTTREKFNAVIEDVTELSKAGRPVLIGTTSVEISELLSRMLKMRGITHNVLNAKMHKQEAQIVEEAGKPGVVTIATNMAGRGTDIKLSPEVKAAGGLAIVGTERHDSRRVDRQLRGRAGRQGDVGSSQFYVSLEDNLMRLFGSERVAKVMDRMGLEEGEVIQHSMMTKSIERAQKKVEENNFGVRKRLLEYDDVMNAQREVVYKRRRHALFGERLKLDIANMLYDTCEVIIQNSKATNDYKAFEFDVIRYFSITSPVTEAEFVKASEIELTGKVYKEALKYYNEKTERSAREAFPIIANVYEDKNNQFERIVVPFTDGVKSLNVVTDLKKAYETQGKQLVADFEKNITLAIVDEAWKKHLRKMDELKQSVQLAVHEQKDPLLIYKFEAFNLFSSMLNGINREVISFLFKGDLPQQSAPEIIHEAREIPRPKENYKTQKDEIVSSEAANREAGETQQRQVTETIVRDMPKINRNDTVTIQNVANGQTQEMKFKKAESLIASGQWVIVNE